Genomic segment of Mucilaginibacter sabulilitoris:
ATATCTTACCTCGTCCTGAACAGTTTTCACCGCGGCCCTGAAATATTTTACTTTATCTCCCTTAGCCTCTACTTTGAGCTGTTTTATCCGGTCGGCCAGCTCACCTTTAATATTTGTGGCTGTAGGATTAATACTTAACGCCCAGTTAACTATTCCGGCCCAGTCATTGTATTCGCTTATTTGCGCATAGCCCAGCGCGTTGTACCATGAGGGCTGGTTATCATCATCATGACCTGCCGGAATCTGAAAGTCCTCATACTCATATCGCTTTAAACCTGCAGCTTCGGATATGATGGCTTTTGGAACTTTGTTAAAGTATTTAAAATTCAATTTCCGCTGTGCCGAAACAATAATAGCCGTGTATTGGTGAGCGATGGGCTGGTACCATTGAAAATAAACCCCATCACAATATTTACCATTGAATATGGGGTTTCTGCCGGTAATGGTATAAGAATATTCTATCCGGTCGCCTTTTCTGATATCATCAAGGATACATAATGCCGAAAAACTACCTTGATATACAAAGTTGGAAAGATCCTTTTCGTCGGCCAGCACCTTAAAAGATGAGGTTTTGAGCCGGTTTATGGGTTTGTTGTCGCGCCAGATAGTAATATCATGGAAATCAAGCCGCTCAAACGCCGGGTCAAAACTTACTGATATCTGCGAGGCGTTCTGTATACCTGCTTCAGAAACTATTTCTTTTATAAAGTGATGGTAATCTGCTTGTTTTTCTACATGTATCTGTTCTTCAATAAGGGCATAAAAAAAGCCTTTTTCGATACTGCGTGCAGATGGCCTTTGGTTATATGCTTTGTATGTACCAAGCCACGTTGGTTTGGTCGAAATATGAACTGCAGGTGTGCCGGAATTAACAGCCGCGCTGCTAACAAGTAAGCATAAAAAGTAAATTAATAAGGTCAGGTATATTTTCCGCATACAGGGAATGAAAATAAATAAAGAACACGGATTTTCTTTTATTTATTTTAATATTCCTTTAAATGACAAAACCACCTCGTTTTTAGTGAAGTGGCTTTATCTGTTATGTTTAAACAATTATTGCTGACCTAATACAGGGGCAAACTTTTTCATGTAATCTTTTAGTTGTGCCTCCACCTTGTTACTAATATCGGTTTGTTTGCTTCCTTTGGTAAAATCAACTATGCCATTAAGCAACTGCATGCTAATTTGTACATCGCGCATGTTTACATTGTTAGCGTTATCGGTAAGCAAGTGATAATTATAATCAAGCTGATCAGTAACATAGTTATCAATATTGGTTACCAGTCTCTTACCCAATACTACATCATTAAGCTGGAATGCAAGCTGAGCCAGGAATAATTTACGACCTGCAACATCAATATAAGGGGTAATATCCGGCATCTCCTGGTCGTATTTATGCAGCACCTTTAATGCCAGATCATTATGACCTTCATCAATAAGATTTTGCGCCAGATCTATAAACGTAGAGGTCATTACAGGATAAAACATAGATGTTGACTCATGGTCAAGATAACGGGCATTTTTAAAATTGCCAAACTTGAACTTGTTCATGATGTTGTTATACATCACCATTGTGTTTGTTTTACTTAGCTGATCACGTCTGGAAGTATCCTTTTCAAACGGAATTAAGTGGTATGTAAAACCTTCTTTATACAGGTAAGGCTGTAAACCAATCAGGTTTTCGTTGCCTATGGTTGTAGTAAAGCAAATTGGCCTTTTCCAATGGTTGTGAGCTAAAATATCCAGCATAGCCAGGTTATCTTTAGTAACATAGTTTGATGTATATTTCCACTCCATTGTTTTAGTGATCTTGCTTTTCTGATCGGGAGTTACCACCCCGTTCTTTACAACTTCATCAGGATCAATGGTGATTTTGAAATCTTTAGTAGGCAAATAATTGCCCCAATCACCACTTTGATATTGCACCTGTGCTGCACGGTCATCTGACGAGATGAAATCAAAAATTTCCTTTACTTCAACGGGCGCGCCCAATTTACGGTCGTTAAAATAGATCACATCCCTTACGCCTTCTTTGTATTTATCATAAGGCATGGTAATAGGCAATGGTTCCGACTGGTTCATTTTGCCCTGCATCTGGCGTATATACCAATCACCGGTAAACAAACTCAGGTTAACAATACGTACATCGGGCCTTATGCCTTCTACTTCCTGGTCATACCATAAAGAATAGGTGTCATTATCGCCATAAGTAAACAAAATAGCATTAGGCGGGCATGAGATCAGGTAATTGTAAGCCATGTCATGTGCCGTCCATTTGGTTGAACGGTCATGCGCTTTCCACTCTTTGCTGGCAAGTACAACCGGGGCCAGCAATAAGCAAATTGCAGTGGCGCCAATGGCAGCGAACTTAGGATTTAGAAACTTGCGCGCAAACTCGGCAATGGCAATAACGCCCATACCAATCCATATAGCAAAAGCATAAAATGATCCTACATAGGAGTAATCGCGTTCCCTCGGCTGTACAGAGGGTTGGTTCACATACAGTACAATAGCAAGCCCGGTAAAAAAGAACAATAACAGAACTATAAGAGCATCCTTGTTTTTACGGTTGAAGTGATAAAAAGCGCCTATCAGCCCAATAATTAAAGGCAATGCATACAAAGGCGTGTAAGTTGTGCCATTAACCACCGATTTGGGCAGATGCTTGGCGCCGTCGAATATTCCGGTTGTCCAGTTTCCGTCAATACCTTCGGTGTTGGTTTGTCCATCGGCATCGTTATAACGGCCAACAAAGTTCCACATAAAATAGCGCCAGTACATCTGATACATCTGCCAGCTAAACATCCATTTAAGGTTATCTGTAAAAGTTGGCGCCTGACCATCGGGAATACGCAGCCAATCTCTATAAAACTGTACATCCTGCGGTTCGGTACTGTACATACGCGGTAAAGGGGTGGTATGATCATATACCGATTCTATTTTACGGCCGGCATTTTCATATTGTGTTTTACCTTTGCGATAAATGATACTTCCCTCCTTCTGATCGGTAAGTTTTGCATCAAAATACGGCCCATTTAATAATGGAGTTTCACCATATTGAATACGGTTTAAATAACCGTACAACGTAAACGCGTTATCGGGATGTGAGTTATTCAGATCGGGATTTGCGCTGGCTCTGATTGGTATATATGCAAAAGAACCATAACCAAAATATATAAAGGCAACGCACAACAATGCGAGGTTAAGCACGGGTTTCTTTTTACGAATGCTGTATAATATTCCGAATACCAGCGCAACTACAATAAGTAATATAAAGAAAAAGGCACCGCTGCCAAAGCCCATACCCAAGGAGTTTACAAAAAACAGGTCGAAATATGCCGCGAACTTTATGGTATATCCCCTTATGCCATATTGTACCAGGCCAAGTATAACAATACCTGCTAAAAACGCCAGGATGCCATTTCCAACAGTAATATTTTTACTCCTGCGGAAGAAATAAACCATGGCAATTGCCGGAATGGTTAATAAATTAAGCAGGTGTATGCCAATAGATAAACCAATAACGTATGCAATAAAAACCAGCCATTTATCGGCGCCTTTTTCATCAGCATGGGCATCCCATTTTAATATGGCCCAAAATACAATGGCTGTACATAATGAAGATAAGGCAAATACAATGGTTTCAACTGCCGAAAACCAGAAAGTATCGGTATAAGTAAAAGCAAGCGCACCTACTAAACCGGCACCCATAATCAAGATCAGGTTTGATTGTTCAACCTGGTCATCACGCTTGTTCAGCAGCATTTTTTTTGCCAGTGCGGTTATAGTCCAAAACAGGAACATGATGGTAGCCCCGCTTGCAACTGCCGAGCCTAAATTAGTAAAATACGGTACTTTGGTATTATCCCCAAATGAGAGCAGCGAGAACAATTTTCCCAGCATAGCAAATACAGGGTATCCGGGCTGGTGAGCTACCTGCAAACGGTAGGCACATGAAATAAATTCGCCACAATCCCAAAAACTTACGGATGGCTCTAACGTTAAAATGTAGGTAACAGAAGCTATAACAAAGCAAAGCCAGCCTAAAAGATTATTGATTTTTTTGTACTGCATTTAATATAGTATGGTTTTATCGCGCGGGCAAATATCAGGATTTTTATAGCTTAATAAAAAAAATACCCTGCTATCAATCAAATTTAACATTAATTAACTTTTACAATAGTTAATATGTTACAGCCAGGCAAAAGATTAATAATGCACAAGGTTAAATAATAACAATCATAGTGTAACGAAATTTTTATCTTACCATAAATAATACTTATTTTGCTCCGATGCAAAAACTTTACTTTTTTCGCTTTACTAAATTATTCTTATTAGTTGTAACCATCTCGCTTTCAGCGCAGTTGAGTAAAGCACAATCTGTTTATTTACCTAACTCCTACCAGCTTTATCAAAAATTTAATTCAGATATATATAGTAAAAAAAGCTCATTTCATACTTCTTTGCGTCCATTTTTGATCGACAGTGTAATTAATCATACTTATGATTCGGTTATGAACGTTGGCGTTGACACCGCCCGCAAAAGCTGGGTGAGCCGTAAGTTATTTAACGAACACCTGTTTGATGTAAAAACTAAAGACTATACCTTTTATGGTGACTTTCTGGCCGACCTGCAACTTGGGCGTGATTTTAAAGGCCAACGAACAACATATTTAAATGCACGCGGCTTTCAGTTCGGCGGAACCATAGGTGCTAAATTTTCATTTTACACCAGTGGTTTTGAAGATCAGGGTAAATTTCCAACTTATTATAACAACTTAGTTAATACAAATGCTTTTATACCGGGACAGGCTTACGCCCGGCATTACAATGCGTTGGGTCAAAATACTCAAGATTGGTCATACGTTACGGCGCTTATCTCCTACACTCCTATTAAACAGCTAAATATTACTTTAGGTCAGGATAAGATGTTTATTGGCGATGGTTACCGCTCTTTGCTGTTATCAGATTATGCTGCCAATATGCCTTTATTAAAGCTTACCGCCAATCTGGGACCGATACAATATATGATGGCATGGACATATCTTGAAGATCTAAAGGAAAAAAGGTTTGATACCTTTGGCAGCTACCGCCGCAAATGGGCACTGTTTCATTACTTAGACTGGAATGTGAGTAACCGGGTATCATTCGGTTTCTTTAATGCAATGATAACTCCTGAAGCTGATGCACAGGGAAACAGGCGTGGCTTTGACATCAATTTTATTAACCCTATCCTGTTTTCAAGTTCTTTAGGCTCATCAGCATCACCTAAGGATAATGTGTTTATGGGCTTTACCGGTAAGTATAAAATATTTGATAAAACAGCCGTTTATGGTCAGTTATTGCTTGACAGATTTAAGTTCAATAATTTCTTTTCGGGCAATAACCTAGATAATACCAACGGTATACAACTGGGTATCCGGGGTGCCGACATATTCAAGGTTAACCGCCTTAATTACCTTTTTGAGTTTAATACCGTTAAGCCTTATACCTATTCAAGTACGCAACCGCTTGACAGCTACACATTTTTTGGCGATCCGCTGGCTCATCCGTTCGGGGCCAATTTCAGGGAGTTTTTGGGTATCATGAACTACTCTGCCGGCCGGTTTGATTTCCAGTGGCAGCTTGATTATGGCAAATATGGTCTTGACGCCAGCAAAACTGATAATAATGGTAAGATAATTACCAAAGCTTATCCAGCTACGCCTAACCCTACCCCTGTTATTGGCCAGGGTATAAGTACACAACTTTATTATACCGAAGGCACTGTATCATATCTCCTCAATCCCAAATACAACTTACGTTTTGAGATTAGCGGCTTATACCGACAGGAAAAAAATGCCGTGAGCAATAATAAAACTGCAATGATAACCTTTGGCCTTAGAACTGCGTTCAGGAACTTATATCACGATTTTTAAGGGATAAAGAAGTTATAATTTCAAAGCATTAACAATCTGTTTTATCAGTTCTGCCTCAATAAACGGCTTTGTAACAAAACCCGAAAAGCCTTTTTTCGACAATTTTTCAGCTTCTGTTAGCTTGGCGTTGCCACTGATAACTATTACAGGTATTTCATTTAATGGAGCATTTAATTGTCGTATCGCGGCTATAAATTCATGACCATCCATAGTAGGCATCTGGATATCTGTTAATACAATGGTTATTTTTTCCGTGGTCAGTATTTCAAGTGCTTTTTTGGCGTCTGATGCCTGGTGAAATTTGATATTCCACTTACTTGTCATCATTTTCAGGAACATCAGGCTTAATTCATTATCATCAACAGCCAGAATACTAATACCATTAAGTAGCGATAACGGATCGTCTATTTTTTGTTTATCAATAGCAGTATTGATGTTTTTACCTTCATCGTAGGGAATATAGAAACTAAAAGTACTGCCTTTGCCTGCAATGCTTTTTATGCCAATTAATCCTTTTTGCAGCTGAACCAACTGTTTGCAGATATAAAGCCCCAAGCCTGTTCCTGTTTGGCCGCGGGCCGAATTGGTTTGATAATACTTTGAAAAAAGATTTGCCTGCTGCTCCTGACTAATTCCCTGACCTGTATCAACAACATCAACCTTTAAGCGGTTAACGCCATCTGCAATTACAAGCTCCGCGTTAACGGTAACCCCTCCGGTATTAGTATATTTAATGGCGTTACTCAACAAGTTTACCATTATTTGCTTAAGCCTGAAACTGTCGCCCAAAATTAAAGCATCCTTATCCCCTTCAAAATGATAACGAAGGTCAAGTTTCTTTTTGGCAGCGCTGAATTCCATACTTTCAATAACCTCTTTCAACACAAAATCGGCATTAAAAGGGTCTTTATTGATCTTAAATTCGCTGCTCTCCATTTTCGCTGCATCAAGGGTGTCATTCAGGGTACGCAACAACATATCAGACGATAACCTGATTGAGCCAAGCATATCGGCCTGCCGCGGGGATAAATTGGTTTGGCTGAATATATACAGGAATCCCTTAATAGCTGTAAGCGGATTACGTATCTCATGACTCATGTGTTGCAGTAAATCCATTTTTTGCTGTGCAATGGTTACCGCCCGCTCATTTTCCTGCAGTAATAATCTTTCAGACGTTCCGAGTTTTAATATAAATACAATCAGCAAAGCAGCAAATATTAAAACCAGAAAAAGCGCGGCCAGATAAAAGTTGTTTAGCAATTGGGTTGTTTCCTGGTAGCTTTTAAAGGTCATGCCTTTAAATTCGTTGGTTATGCTGTAGTTAATATCCTTTACATCATTTATAATATTTTCCAATTCATTCCTGATGCTGATATTAAGTGAGATTAACTCTTTTTGTGTAGTCAGTAATTTCTGGTTGCGATCCTGCAACTGTTTCAGTTTTTGGTTATATATATTTTTATCACGATACGCTATTTTTCGCGTAGCCGAATCGACTATGTGATTAGTACGGTTGTGGTTTACTTCAATAATATTGGTTGACGCAGCATTGTTGTTTTTATTGGAAATGGCGTCTTTAATTCTTGCGAAGAAGCCTCTCTTTTTAAGAGGAATACTTTTTTTTACCGTATCAGTTTTAGTTTCGACAGTCTTTTGGGTGAGTGACTTATCAATATTTAACCCAGTTATTTTTTTATTTGAAGCTTCGTTGTAATCGGCATATATAGTAAGCAGGGAATCAAAATTGTGCTTAAGCCCAGACAGCCTTGATGATAATTGTAATTTCTTATTATACAAATACTGCACTTTTTGATGTTGTTTGGCGCTTAAATTCTGAGTATCCGAGTGTTCTTTGAGCAAGGTATCTATCTGGTTAAAAGCCTGAGATAACTTTGTTTTATAAGCCTTGCTTTTTGTATCGTCGGCACTCAATAATGATTCCTGAAAATCATCTTCCGCTTCATGCAGCAATAGCAAGGTTTGTTGCGGTTTTGACTGATCATATTCAACATCATGAGCCAGTTTTGAAAGTTCCTGCAATTTACGAGAGATGGTATTACGTACAAAAAGTGCCGCTATAGCCAGAATAATAACAAATGCCAGAAATGCCAGCAGGATTTTCCTTGAATTTTTTTGAGTATAAGTTGATTTCATTAAAGCGGTTAGCTAAACAAGTATAATGGCGCTATCATTATTAAAATTAAAGGGCAATAATAACATTTATCAAAATTTTAATCATATATTTTAACTTTAAAGTAATAATATATTAAAAATATAAACAATTAAATAAAAAATTACATTATGATAAAAAATGATAGATTCAGGAATAGAAGCACTATGCTGTTATATACAGCGCAGTAAAAGATATGAATAAAAGCCAGATGCTTAGCGAATGTACTTAGGAGGGTAATAAAAAAACCAAATAATTATTTATAATAGTTATATACAGTAAAGAATGTTTAACAGGGCGTTAAACATTCTTTACTATATAATATTTTATTTTCTTTCCAATACGTAGCGCCAAACTACCGCACTTAGTATAGCGCCCAATATTGGTGCAACTATAAACAACCACAACTGGCTAATGGCCGCGCCACCCACCAATAATGCGGGGCCAATGCTGCGGGCAGGATTAACCGATACGCCAGTAACAGGTATGCCCACTATATGTATAAGTACCAAACTTAAACCTATTGACAAACCCGCAAAACCACCATGTATGTTTTTTGTAGAAGTTGAACCAAAAATAACGAGCAGAAATATAAATGTAAAAACAGTTTCAGCAACAAACCCTGATAACAAGTTATAATGCGCCGGTGAAAAAGCATCGTAACCATTTTGTCCTAAACCATTGGCTGCAACGCTATAACCATCTTTACCTGATGCAATAAGCAACAGTATCCCTGCGCCTGCAATGGCTCCCAATACCTGGGCAATAATGTAAATAACAGCCTCACTTGCCTTCATTCTGCCCGATACTACCATTCCGATAGAAATAGCCGGATTAATATGGCAACCTGATATATGGCCAATAGCGTAAGCCATTGCCACAACCGATAAACCAAAAGCGAAAGATATACCCAAAAGGCCAACGCCTGTTGCACCATTGGCCCCGGCAATTACCGCGCTGCCGCAGCCCATTAATACCAGCACAAGCGTACCGAATAGCTCAGCAGTAAATTTTGAAAAGGTGTTTGTTTCCATAGCAATTTAAATTATATAAAAGGATTAGATGAAGTGATATTGCAATGTTGGTTTTTAATTAAGGTGATGAGCCATATTTTAGTCTTATTCTGTTATAGGTGATGTGTTCTTAAATACTGATCAAATAAAATGAGTTTTAAATTGATTGGGGAGTAGTTTCGATAGATAGCCAAATATCATCGACAAAAAGGCAAAAGAATTAGATAGAAATTTCAAAAGGTTAAAACCACTTATCGGTAAATTTTTTAAATGATTCTTTATACTGGTCACTCACCGGTATAAGTGTTTTTCCTACCCGTACAGTGTTCTTGGTAATGGTATCAATTTTATCAAGCGATACTATGAACGAACGGTGCACCCGCATAAATGAATTAGCCGTTAATTTCTCTTCCAGGCTTTTCATGGTTGTAAGCGATTTAATATAGTTGTCGCTATTGGCTACGTAAACTTTTACATAGTCTTTAAATCCTTCAAAATAGAGTATATTCTTTAAATAAACCTTTACCAATTCATATTCAACCCTTAAAAAAATAAAATCATTTTCGGTATAACCAGTCGCGCCAGGAGCTTGTTTAACATGGCTCTCTATGTCGGCCTTTGCTTTATAAGCCGCTTTAATAAAAGCTTCGTAATCAATTGGTTTAAGCAGGTAATCTAATGCATTTACCTTATATCCTTCCAAGGCAAAATGTTCAAAGCCCGTGGTGAAAATAATACGGGGAGCTTCGGGCCCTTTCCGGTTATTAATGATGCGGGCCAGCTCAATACCACTAAGACCAGGCATATTAATATCAAGAAAAACAAGTTTCAGGCTGTTATTTTCAATAGCAATAAGCGCATCGGCAGGGTTCGTATGAAACGATAGCAGGTTCAGAAACGGAGTTTGCACTACAAGACTACGAAGGTGAGAAAGTACCATTTCGTCGTCGTCAACAATCATACAATCTATTGGCATAGGTTTAAGAATAAGCAATAATTCTTAAATACAAAGTAACTATTATCTTATAAATTTTATGGCGGGTTTATCATTTATAACAACTTCATTACAGTTAGCGCGCTAAATGAAATTGATTAATATTTTATTCCCGTCATACAGAGGGCAACAACTTATAAGAATAACAATATATGAATATTATTTGAAACAAATATAAAGTAACACTGTAAATGTTACGTATTGACCAATACCTGTGATACGATTTTAACCCCAAATACCCCTTAAAAAAAGATCCGCCCCTTTTAAAGAAGTGGATCTTTTTGCCGAATATGGTTATGAACGTGTTACCAGAATCTGATATAAATTGCCGACAACAGTATAAGTATTACAGCGATTAGAATAACAGATGAAGGTTTTAGTTTAAACATTGAACTTTCAACCGTGATGGCTTTGGCATTTACTATAGGGCCAGCAAAACTTACGGCCACCATTATAATTACAGTGATCAGGAACGACCAGCTTAATGAAATAAAGAAAGGGATTTCGTATTCGCCTGCGGCATTGCGGAAGGCTGTGTATAGCCATGTTTCATGACCAAGCATGGTAACTGCAAACTCATTAAAAAATACCGATGCACCAAAACCTACCAATATGCCAATAATGGCAGCTTCGGCGGTAGTCCTTTTCCAGAACATACCCAGCAGGAAAGTAGCCAATACACCAGGGCTCACAAAGCTTGAATATTTCTGCACAAAGGTATAGCCACCAGCGCTTCCGATGCCTAAAACGTCATTCCATGTAAATGCCACGGCTATTAACAAACTGAATAAAATGGCGGCCCGACCAGTCCACACCATCTTTCGTTCAGTGGCTTCTGAACTGATGTATTTCTTATAAATATCCAATGTAAAAATGGTAGCGATACTATTTATTTTTCCGGCCAGCGAAGCAACTATGGCAGCAGTTAAAACCGCTAATGACAACCCCTTAAGGCCGGAAGGTAAAAACGATAATATGGCCGAATAAGCGCCATCTTTACCCCCATTACCTAATTGCGGCAAGTGACCGTGCTTGTACAATACAAAGGCAACAATCCCGGGTAGCATAACAATTACCGGCATCAGTATTTTTAACAAACTGGCAAACAAAATACCAGTACGCGCTGTGGTGATATTGGCCCCTAAAGCCCGCTGCGTGATGTATTGATTACACCCCCAGTAATTTAAATTGCTGATCCATTGCCCAGAAACATACATGGCAAAACCAGGTAAAATAAGGTATTTGGTTATGGTTTCTGAAGAAGCACCGGCAGCAGGTTTTTTAAATATTAAATGAAAATGGTCGGGCGCATCTTTCAATAATAAATTAAACCCGGTAAGCACATTGGTTCCGAAACCAAATTTTTCGCTAACAATGGTAAGGGAAAGATAAGTGATGGCCAATCCGCCAACTACCAATACGCCTACCTGTATAACATCGGTGTAACCAACAACACGCATACCGCCCAAAGCTATTATGGCACCAAAAATGGCCAGGCCAATCATAATTTCATGGAAATATTCGCCGCCCAGCAAGCCGTTGATGGCTAAGGCGCCCAGGTATAATATGGCAGTGAGGTTAATAAATATGTATAAAAGCAACCAAAATATCGACATTACCAAAGCCACACCGCTGTTGTACCGGTTTTCCAAAAATTGCGGCATGGTAAATATTTTGTTTTTAATATATACCGGCATAAAAAATACCGCCACTATTATGAGTGCCGCCGCCCCTACCCATTCATATACCGCAACGGCTATGCCCGCAAAAAAACCATCGCCGCTCATGCCAATAAATTGCTCGGCCGAAATATTTGAGGCAATAATAGATGCGCCAATAGCCCACCAGGTAAGTGAACCTTCGGCCAGGAAAAAGCTATGTGAACTGTTGTTGGTCTCGCTCTTTTTTTTACGGTAAATGAAGTAGCCGTAACAAGAAACTATGATAAAGTAGAAGAAAAAGACCAAAATATCGGCCGTAGAAATGTGTTTCAGCATGAGTGTTTTTTTGCAATAGGAAATTTAGGCCGTAAATTTTCGGGGCCGGTTCAATTTTTCAAATCTATAAAATAAAATGAATTGGCAATGCCGCACGAAGATTTGTAAAATCGTGCGGCTATATCTTGGTCAGGGTATTAAATTGTCGCTGTTTAAAACTTCAGTGTCGACGGCAGGTATTTGGCAACCAGATCTTCATAATAAGGGCGCAGTTTTTTCCAATCTGGCGGAACCGGGCTTTTTGAATAAAGATCATATGGGTTAAACAACGCTACCGATTTAAACAACTGATGGTCATGCGGAGTCATCAGGTGACTGTAGGCATTTTCACGGTGCTGCGGGTAAAAAGAATGATAACGCAGCATGTACAGCCCCTGTTCGGGCAGGTATGGTTTCATCATGTGATAAACATATTCATCATGCCCCCAGGTCATATGTACATTCTCTAAGCCGCAATTAGGCTCATAAACACCGTATTTAGTATTATAACGCGGATCATAAGTATCTTTGTTATCCTTAAAATATTCAGAATAAACTATTTTATCAGAAAAAGCGCAGCCTACGGGATAGCTGTCACCAACAACGGCCCATTGTGGTTCACCAAAAAGGCAAAGTACTTTACCCATATCATGGAATAAACCAACAAGTACCATCCAATCGGGTCTGCCATCGGCACGAATAGCTTCTGAAGTTTGCAGCAGGTGTTGCAGTTGGTCAAGATCCGTATCCGGATCTGAGTCATCAACTAATTGGTTGAGAAAATCAAAGGCATCCCATACAGACATTTCCTTTTTATCAAACGAAAGGTATTGTTCTTTTTTCTGTAGCACAAAATCATAGGTCTGATTGATATGTTGTAAACGGTAAAATTCACGAACAGAATCTTTTGTTGTTGCTTCGTAGTTACGATATGCTTCTGTATCGCGACCGGCTGCAATGGAATCGGCATCCGGATAACGAACTAATAAATCGTCTTCCCATTCTTCTATTGAATCCAAAGGGCCTTGATCTGGTGCTCCGTTAATCTTGCTCATAATATTAAAATTTAAAAGGAAATATAATTGGTAAACAATCCTTTATGACTAATTTTCATAGCTGTTCAATACAAATTTCCTTATTTTAATAATTAAATTCATCAAAACAGCCCAATTTATTTGCTTAAACGTTTACCTAAAAATAAAGAAGCTTAATTGGTATGCTTTACGCTATTGTTTAAGTTTAAAAGCTCTATTTTTTATTATCTTGCTCAACTTTTGAAGTTATTTCATAAACCTGTATAAACTATAAACATTTATATTTAGCTAAAAAAATAAACGCAATCGATTACTGAATTTTGAAGCCATTTCCATACCGATGACCGACGGAACAAAAAGTAATAAAGTAAACATGAAAACACTTGCCAAAGTGTTGAATGTATCTATTGCGACAATATCAAAAGCGCTGAGAGACAGTCATGATATAGGTGATGAAACAAAACAAAGGGTAATTGAAACGGCAAGATTGTTGCACTATGTACCTAATCCCTACGCCAGCAGCCTGCGAAAACGCTCAAGTAATACCATAGCCATCATCATTCCGGAAATTGCAGATAGCTATTTTAGCCAGGCTATTAATGGTATTGAAAGCATCGTTGATCAGGAGAAATATCATGCGTTGATATATTTAACACATGATAGCTATGAGCGGGAGGCTCAAATGTTCAAT
This window contains:
- a CDS encoding protein O-mannosyl-transferase family, with the protein product MQYKKINNLLGWLCFVIASVTYILTLEPSVSFWDCGEFISCAYRLQVAHQPGYPVFAMLGKLFSLLSFGDNTKVPYFTNLGSAVASGATIMFLFWTITALAKKMLLNKRDDQVEQSNLILIMGAGLVGALAFTYTDTFWFSAVETIVFALSSLCTAIVFWAILKWDAHADEKGADKWLVFIAYVIGLSIGIHLLNLLTIPAIAMVYFFRRSKNITVGNGILAFLAGIVILGLVQYGIRGYTIKFAAYFDLFFVNSLGMGFGSGAFFFILLIVVALVFGILYSIRKKKPVLNLALLCVAFIYFGYGSFAYIPIRASANPDLNNSHPDNAFTLYGYLNRIQYGETPLLNGPYFDAKLTDQKEGSIIYRKGKTQYENAGRKIESVYDHTTPLPRMYSTEPQDVQFYRDWLRIPDGQAPTFTDNLKWMFSWQMYQMYWRYFMWNFVGRYNDADGQTNTEGIDGNWTTGIFDGAKHLPKSVVNGTTYTPLYALPLIIGLIGAFYHFNRKNKDALIVLLLFFFTGLAIVLYVNQPSVQPRERDYSYVGSFYAFAIWIGMGVIAIAEFARKFLNPKFAAIGATAICLLLAPVVLASKEWKAHDRSTKWTAHDMAYNYLISCPPNAILFTYGDNDTYSLWYDQEVEGIRPDVRIVNLSLFTGDWYIRQMQGKMNQSEPLPITMPYDKYKEGVRDVIYFNDRKLGAPVEVKEIFDFISSDDRAAQVQYQSGDWGNYLPTKDFKITIDPDEVVKNGVVTPDQKSKITKTMEWKYTSNYVTKDNLAMLDILAHNHWKRPICFTTTIGNENLIGLQPYLYKEGFTYHLIPFEKDTSRRDQLSKTNTMVMYNNIMNKFKFGNFKNARYLDHESTSMFYPVMTSTFIDLAQNLIDEGHNDLALKVLHKYDQEMPDITPYIDVAGRKLFLAQLAFQLNDVVLGKRLVTNIDNYVTDQLDYNYHLLTDNANNVNMRDVQISMQLLNGIVDFTKGSKQTDISNKVEAQLKDYMKKFAPVLGQQ
- a CDS encoding gliding motility protein RemB, giving the protein MQKLYFFRFTKLFLLVVTISLSAQLSKAQSVYLPNSYQLYQKFNSDIYSKKSSFHTSLRPFLIDSVINHTYDSVMNVGVDTARKSWVSRKLFNEHLFDVKTKDYTFYGDFLADLQLGRDFKGQRTTYLNARGFQFGGTIGAKFSFYTSGFEDQGKFPTYYNNLVNTNAFIPGQAYARHYNALGQNTQDWSYVTALISYTPIKQLNITLGQDKMFIGDGYRSLLLSDYAANMPLLKLTANLGPIQYMMAWTYLEDLKEKRFDTFGSYRRKWALFHYLDWNVSNRVSFGFFNAMITPEADAQGNRRGFDINFINPILFSSSLGSSASPKDNVFMGFTGKYKIFDKTAVYGQLLLDRFKFNNFFSGNNLDNTNGIQLGIRGADIFKVNRLNYLFEFNTVKPYTYSSTQPLDSYTFFGDPLAHPFGANFREFLGIMNYSAGRFDFQWQLDYGKYGLDASKTDNNGKIITKAYPATPNPTPVIGQGISTQLYYTEGTVSYLLNPKYNLRFEISGLYRQEKNAVSNNKTAMITFGLRTAFRNLYHDF